Proteins encoded together in one Terriglobales bacterium window:
- a CDS encoding M48 family metallopeptidase, which translates to MNRRALIALALVLTTPAWLLAQNAPAGSGMPPATQSGGPLPATDTAPQAPATDSAVSPSAPKETHDGGKNDVEDIGNRKVGKGSKLGNWYSLEKEIALGKMYAAQVEQTAKLVQDPVVNEYVNRIGQNLVRNSDARVPFTIKVIDSSEVNAFALPGGFFYVNSGLILAADEEAELAGVMSHEIAHVAARHATRQMTRINWANIATIPLIFVGGGIGYAARSAVSLGLPLTFMKFSRGFESEADYLGLQYMYASGYDPQAYVAFFEKIQAKEKKKPGTLSKAFSSHPQTPDRIEKSQREINDILPSKPQYIVTTSEFDDVKARLAALENRHKILDREENRPTLRRTSGSKKTSDDKDSDKKDEDRPTLKRRE; encoded by the coding sequence ATGAATCGTCGCGCCTTGATCGCCCTCGCCTTAGTGTTGACGACACCGGCGTGGTTGCTGGCACAGAACGCGCCGGCCGGCTCCGGCATGCCCCCCGCCACACAGTCCGGAGGTCCGCTGCCTGCGACCGACACGGCTCCCCAGGCGCCGGCCACCGATTCGGCGGTTTCCCCCTCCGCGCCCAAGGAGACCCATGACGGCGGCAAGAATGACGTCGAAGATATCGGTAACCGCAAGGTAGGGAAGGGCAGTAAGCTGGGCAACTGGTATTCCCTGGAGAAGGAGATCGCCTTGGGCAAGATGTACGCCGCCCAGGTAGAGCAGACCGCGAAGTTGGTGCAGGACCCGGTGGTGAACGAATACGTGAACCGCATCGGGCAGAATCTGGTCCGCAACTCCGACGCCCGTGTGCCCTTCACCATCAAGGTCATCGACTCCAGTGAGGTGAATGCCTTCGCGCTGCCCGGCGGGTTCTTCTACGTCAATTCCGGGCTGATCCTGGCGGCGGACGAGGAAGCGGAGCTGGCCGGCGTCATGTCGCACGAGATCGCCCACGTGGCCGCCCGCCACGCCACCCGGCAGATGACCCGCATCAACTGGGCCAACATCGCCACCATTCCCCTGATCTTCGTCGGTGGCGGCATCGGCTATGCCGCCCGCAGCGCCGTCTCCCTCGGACTGCCGCTCACCTTCATGAAGTTCTCGCGTGGCTTCGAATCCGAGGCCGACTACCTGGGCCTGCAGTACATGTACGCCAGCGGTTACGACCCGCAGGCGTACGTGGCTTTCTTCGAGAAGATCCAAGCGAAAGAAAAAAAGAAGCCGGGGACGTTGTCCAAGGCATTCTCTTCGCACCCGCAGACCCCGGACCGCATCGAGAAGTCGCAGCGGGAGATCAACGACATCTTGCCCTCGAAACCGCAATACATCGTCACTACGTCGGAATTCGACGACGTTAAAGCGCGTCTGGCGGCCCTGGAGAATCGCCACAAGATCCTCGACCGCGAGGAGAACCGTCCGACCCTTCGCCGCACCTCGGGCTCCAAGAAGACGAGCGACGACAAGGACTCAGACAAGAAGGACGAGGACCGTCCGACGCTCAAACGCCGCGAGTGA